From Pseudodesulfovibrio sp. JC047, one genomic window encodes:
- a CDS encoding molecular chaperone TorD family protein: MSKTAEKKIGNRPLILRWIAALFARELTVEDVESYRTGEGRELFTVITQDVPDAVELETMRRVLTGPQSSEDVALDLAAAFSWLFHGVGGPKAAPTHWHDWSEASDGSQMACIETCAALMARCGLGPALDSDESADHVSVQLEFLSYLETQMALEPDGPWLGYRDRLVSDQLNAWFPHFLRACEQNDRSGFYAALAGLTRRVMPDGFTGTPNSTQAADAA, translated from the coding sequence ATGTCGAAAACAGCAGAGAAGAAGATTGGAAACAGGCCATTGATTCTTCGATGGATAGCAGCATTGTTTGCTCGGGAACTGACGGTGGAGGATGTGGAAAGCTATCGGACCGGCGAAGGTCGTGAACTATTCACCGTCATTACGCAGGATGTGCCCGACGCCGTGGAACTCGAAACCATGCGTCGTGTGCTGACGGGTCCGCAATCTTCCGAAGATGTTGCCCTTGATTTGGCGGCCGCCTTTTCGTGGTTGTTTCATGGTGTGGGTGGTCCAAAGGCCGCCCCCACGCATTGGCACGACTGGTCCGAGGCTTCGGACGGTTCGCAGATGGCGTGCATTGAGACATGCGCGGCATTGATGGCTCGGTGCGGACTTGGTCCGGCCCTGGACAGTGACGAATCCGCTGATCATGTGAGCGTGCAGTTGGAGTTTTTGAGCTATCTCGAAACACAGATGGCGTTAGAGCCGGATGGTCCCTGGCTCGGCTATCGGGATCGTTTGGTGTCTGATCAGCTCAATGCGTGGTTTCCCCATTTTTTACGGGCCTGTGAACAGAATGACCGAAGCGGTTTTTATGCCGCATTGGCTGGTTTGACGCGTCGAGTCATGCCGGATGGATTCACGGGCACCCCGAATTCTACTCAGGCAGCAGATGCTGCGTAA